The following coding sequences are from one Epilithonimonas vandammei window:
- the lysS gene encoding lysine--tRNA ligase, with protein MSLSEQEIIRREKLQKLTDLGIDAFPAAEYKITDSTKSIKQDFEEGKKVVIAGRLMSRRIQGKASFAELQDSEGRIQVYFNRDEICTGEDKTLYNEVYKHLLDIGDIIGIEGELFKTQVGEMTVMVKNFTLLTKSLRPLPLPKVDADGNVFDGFTDPELRYRQRYADLVVNPHVKEIFVKRTKLFNAMRTFFNDAGYFEVETPILQSIPGGAAARPFITHHNALDIPLYLRIANELYLKRLIVGGFDGVYEFSKNFRNEGMDRTHNPEFTAMEIYVAYKDYNWMMDFTEKLLEFCATSVNGTSESVFGEHTINWKAPYPRVSMTEAIQKYTGFDITGKTEQELFDFAKSIGIEVDETMGKGKLIDEIFGEKCEGNFIQPTFITDYPVEMSPLTKKHRSQEGLTERFELMVCGKEIANAYSELNDPIDQRQRFEHQLLLSEKGDDEAGQFIDEDFLRALEYGMPPTSGLGIGMDRLIMFLTNNPSIQEVLFFPQMRPEKKKILGLDLGTNSIGYALIEDDKVVDMGARVFPDGISLNDEEKLIYDILMKNGGEMSLIEVKGNSQLSGKKWDKASKTLTKNNLVKVEKIDEVLLMKLI; from the coding sequence ATGTCATTATCAGAACAGGAAATTATCCGTCGCGAGAAACTACAGAAATTGACCGATTTGGGAATCGATGCATTCCCAGCCGCTGAATATAAAATCACTGATTCCACCAAATCTATAAAACAGGATTTCGAAGAAGGGAAGAAGGTGGTAATTGCTGGAAGACTGATGTCCAGAAGAATTCAAGGGAAGGCGAGTTTTGCAGAGTTGCAGGATTCTGAAGGTAGAATTCAGGTTTATTTTAACCGAGACGAGATATGTACTGGTGAAGACAAAACTTTATACAACGAGGTTTACAAACATCTTTTGGATATCGGTGACATCATCGGAATCGAAGGTGAATTGTTCAAAACACAGGTTGGAGAGATGACGGTAATGGTGAAAAACTTCACTTTATTGACAAAATCTCTTCGCCCGCTTCCGCTGCCTAAAGTAGATGCCGATGGTAATGTTTTTGACGGCTTTACAGATCCGGAATTGCGATACAGACAGCGTTATGCAGATTTGGTCGTGAATCCTCACGTGAAAGAAATCTTCGTGAAAAGAACAAAATTGTTCAATGCGATGAGAACGTTTTTCAATGATGCAGGCTATTTCGAAGTTGAAACGCCAATCTTGCAATCGATTCCTGGTGGGGCGGCAGCGAGACCATTCATTACCCATCACAATGCTTTAGATATTCCTTTATATCTTAGAATTGCTAACGAATTATATCTTAAAAGACTGATTGTTGGTGGATTTGACGGTGTTTATGAATTCTCAAAAAACTTCAGAAATGAAGGAATGGACAGAACGCACAATCCTGAATTCACGGCGATGGAAATCTATGTGGCTTACAAAGATTACAACTGGATGATGGATTTCACAGAGAAATTGTTGGAATTCTGTGCTACTTCGGTTAATGGAACTTCTGAGTCTGTTTTCGGAGAGCACACCATCAACTGGAAAGCACCTTATCCAAGGGTTTCTATGACAGAAGCGATTCAGAAATATACAGGATTTGACATCACTGGAAAAACGGAGCAGGAATTATTCGACTTTGCAAAATCTATCGGAATCGAGGTGGATGAAACGATGGGTAAAGGAAAATTGATTGATGAGATTTTCGGAGAAAAGTGTGAAGGAAACTTCATTCAGCCGACTTTCATCACAGATTATCCTGTTGAGATGTCGCCTTTGACGAAAAAACACAGAAGTCAGGAAGGTTTGACTGAGCGTTTCGAATTGATGGTTTGCGGAAAAGAAATCGCCAATGCTTATTCTGAGTTGAATGACCCAATTGACCAAAGACAACGATTTGAGCATCAGTTATTGTTATCCGAAAAAGGTGACGACGAAGCTGGACAATTTATTGACGAAGACTTCCTTAGAGCTTTAGAATACGGAATGCCGCCTACGTCTGGTCTTGGAATCGGAATGGACAGATTGATTATGTTTTTGACCAACAATCCGTCCATCCAAGAAGTTCTTTTCTTCCCTCAAATGAGACCTGAGAAAAAGAAGATATTAGGATTAGACTTAGGGACTAATTCTATTGGCTATGCACTGATTGAGGATGATAAGGTTGTAGATATGGGAGCGAGAGTTTTTCCAGATGGAATTTCTTTGAATGATGAAGAGAAACTTATTTACGATATTTTAATGAAAAATGGAGGTGAGATGTCTTTAATTGAAGTTAAAGGTAACTCTCAGCTTTCTGGTAAAAAATGGGACAAAGCTTCTAAGACTTTAACTAAGAATAATTTGGTAAAAGTGGAGAAAATTGATGAGGTTTTATTAATGAAATTGATTTAA
- a CDS encoding c-type cytochrome — MKRIFIATILMTIFSCSKSENSGNKDVLVSEPEPAPKVVTDPVAEGKSLVEGADCLGCHKVEEKMIGPSYREVAKKYENTPENVEMLAEKIIKGSSGIWGDVPMPAHNGLSKENAKFMAQYILSSK; from the coding sequence ATGAAAAGAATATTTATTGCAACCATTTTAATGACCATATTTTCCTGTTCTAAAAGTGAAAATTCTGGAAACAAAGATGTTTTGGTTTCTGAACCTGAACCTGCACCAAAAGTTGTAACCGATCCGGTTGCCGAAGGTAAATCGTTAGTCGAAGGTGCAGATTGTTTAGGTTGTCACAAAGTAGAAGAAAAAATGATTGGACCATCTTACAGAGAAGTGGCAAAAAAATATGAGAACACACCGGAAAATGTAGAAATGCTGGCGGAGAAAATCATCAAAGGAAGTTCAGGAATTTGGGGAGATGTTCCTATGCCGGCTCACAATGGATTGAGCAAAGAAAATGCGAAATTTATGGCGCAGTATATTTTATCTTCAAAGTAA
- the rlmF gene encoding 23S rRNA (adenine(1618)-N(6))-methyltransferase RlmF — protein sequence MSEKSSLHPRNLHRNSYDFETLITSVPELKHYVFKNDYDTLTINFSIPKAVRLLNKALLLKYYNVKDWYIPDENLCPPIPGRADYVHYLADLLAEENGNIPTGTSVKGLDVGTGANLVFPLIANYSYGWEMLGTDINQGSLENAQKILENNPELKEDIQLKFQPKSELIFKNIISKEDKFTFTMCNPPFHDSEESALQGNRRKNNNLRKSKTQKINLNFSGQQSELWCEGGEMAFIKKMINESVQFSSQVLWFTSLVSKKDNLYQLTTLLKNLKVPEFKIIDMTQGQKISRILVWTFIPKDNRKDWF from the coding sequence ATGTCTGAAAAATCCAGTCTTCATCCAAGAAATCTTCATCGCAATTCTTATGATTTTGAAACGTTGATTACCTCCGTTCCAGAGTTGAAGCATTACGTTTTCAAAAATGATTACGATACTTTGACGATTAATTTTAGTATTCCGAAAGCGGTTAGATTATTGAATAAAGCCTTGCTTCTGAAATATTACAATGTCAAAGATTGGTATATTCCTGATGAAAATCTTTGTCCACCGATTCCTGGTAGAGCAGATTATGTGCATTATTTGGCGGACTTATTAGCTGAAGAAAACGGAAATATTCCAACAGGAACTTCGGTGAAAGGTTTGGATGTCGGAACGGGAGCCAATCTCGTTTTTCCTTTGATTGCGAATTATTCTTACGGCTGGGAAATGTTGGGTACGGATATCAATCAAGGTTCTTTGGAGAATGCTCAGAAGATTTTAGAAAACAATCCTGAGTTAAAAGAAGATATCCAACTGAAATTTCAGCCAAAGTCAGAACTTATTTTTAAAAATATAATTTCAAAAGAAGACAAATTTACATTTACGATGTGTAATCCGCCTTTCCACGATTCCGAAGAATCCGCTTTACAAGGAAATCGGCGAAAGAATAACAACCTCAGAAAATCAAAAACTCAGAAAATAAATCTCAATTTCAGCGGACAACAATCCGAATTGTGGTGCGAAGGTGGCGAAATGGCGTTCATCAAAAAAATGATTAATGAAAGTGTGCAATTCTCGTCTCAGGTTCTTTGGTTCACAAGCTTGGTTTCCAAAAAAGACAATCTTTATCAGCTGACAACGCTTCTTAAAAACCTAAAAGTACCCGAATTCAAAATTATTGATATGACGCAAGGTCAGAAAATAAGCAGGATATTGGTTTGGACATTTATTCCAAAAGACAATAGGAAAGATTGGTTTTAA